One region of Acidimicrobiales bacterium genomic DNA includes:
- a CDS encoding ferritin-like domain-containing protein, whose protein sequence is MSESQSQSENAQIIGRDDINDLEAILSVRNTDVDELVHAVGDNADAIFTWDYEKGARPALNRLYEKAKGSQWNGETDLPWDTDVDQVAVTIANAQNNMGGIVGFGVDPDSIAGTPFAKFGLQEWINVGIETQNWTLSQFLHGEQGALLCTAKIVETVPWIDAKYYAATQVMDEARHVEVFAKYLDEKLSGHYPVNAHLKLLLDDIVADSRWDMTYLGMQIMVEGLALAAFGFMHQLTTEPLLKQLLRYVMSDEARHVAFGVLSLKEYYAELTDAEMKDRQEFAFEAAVRMRDRFLQQEVWERMGVSTKEVLPLVMASPQRTMFQSMLFSKIVPNCKKLGLLDANGGWLRERFTELGVIQFEDQADTGEEYEMFQLAAGETSGG, encoded by the coding sequence ATGAGCGAGAGCCAGAGCCAGAGCGAGAACGCGCAGATCATCGGCCGGGACGACATCAACGACCTGGAGGCCATCCTCTCGGTCCGCAACACCGACGTCGACGAGCTGGTCCACGCCGTGGGCGACAACGCCGACGCCATCTTCACCTGGGACTACGAGAAGGGCGCCCGCCCGGCGCTCAACCGCCTCTACGAGAAGGCCAAGGGCTCCCAGTGGAACGGCGAGACCGACCTGCCGTGGGACACCGACGTCGACCAGGTGGCGGTCACCATCGCCAACGCCCAGAACAACATGGGCGGGATCGTCGGCTTCGGCGTCGACCCCGACTCGATCGCCGGCACCCCGTTCGCCAAGTTCGGCCTGCAGGAGTGGATCAACGTCGGCATCGAGACCCAGAACTGGACCCTCAGCCAGTTCCTCCACGGTGAGCAGGGTGCGCTGCTGTGCACGGCGAAGATCGTGGAGACCGTGCCGTGGATCGACGCCAAGTACTACGCGGCGACGCAGGTGATGGACGAGGCCCGGCACGTCGAGGTGTTCGCCAAGTACCTCGACGAGAAGCTGTCCGGCCACTATCCCGTGAACGCCCACCTCAAGCTGCTGCTCGACGACATCGTGGCCGACAGCCGCTGGGACATGACCTACCTGGGCATGCAGATCATGGTGGAGGGCCTGGCGCTGGCGGCGTTCGGCTTCATGCACCAGCTCACCACGGAGCCCCTGCTGAAGCAGCTGCTGCGCTACGTCATGTCCGACGAGGCCCGTCACGTCGCCTTCGGGGTCCTGAGCCTGAAGGAGTACTACGCCGAGCTGACCGACGCCGAGATGAAGGACCGCCAGGAGTTCGCCTTCGAGGCCGCGGTCCGCATGCGCGACCGGTTCCTCCAGCAGGAGGTGTGGGAGCGCATGGGCGTGTCGACCAAGGAGGTGCTGCCCCTGGTGATGGCGTCGCCGCAGCGCACCATGTTCCAGTCGATGCTGTTCTCGAAGATCGTGCCCAACTGCAAGAAGCTCGGCCTGCTCGACGCCAACGGCGGCTGGTTGCGGGAGCGCTTCACCGAGCTGGGCGTCATCCAGTTCGAGGACCAGGCCGACACCGGCGAGGAGTACGAGATGTTCCAGCTCGCCGCGGGCGAGACCAGCGGCGGCTGA
- the dapA gene encoding 4-hydroxy-tetrahydrodipicolinate synthase, whose amino-acid sequence MGAARFGKVLTAMVTPFHEDGSLDLDGAVRLAQWLVAHGNDGLVLAGTTGEGPTLSDDETVELWQAVRAAVDVPLLAGTGSNDTRHTIGLSRRAVETGVDALLVVSPYYNRPPQAGLLAHYRALAEAVDLPIVLYDVPGRTGRALSVDTIVTLATEVPGIVGIKDARGNPNESARIVAGAPGDFDLISGDDSLTLPLLAVGATGVIGVATHWSAGLHGEMITSFEKGDHDTAREINARLLESFAYEANDQWQHASGVKALLTELGLPSGPCRLPLPPVPDEARARARHIIEALELTELTQ is encoded by the coding sequence ATGGGTGCCGCCCGCTTCGGCAAGGTCCTGACCGCCATGGTCACGCCGTTCCACGAGGACGGCTCGCTCGACCTCGACGGTGCCGTCCGCCTGGCGCAGTGGCTGGTGGCCCACGGCAACGACGGCCTGGTGCTGGCCGGTACCACCGGCGAGGGCCCCACCCTCAGCGACGACGAGACGGTCGAGCTGTGGCAGGCCGTCCGGGCGGCGGTCGACGTCCCGCTGCTGGCCGGCACCGGCAGCAACGACACCCGCCACACGATCGGGCTCTCCCGTCGGGCCGTCGAGACCGGGGTCGACGCGCTGCTGGTCGTCTCGCCGTACTACAACCGGCCGCCCCAGGCGGGCCTGCTGGCCCACTACCGGGCGCTCGCCGAGGCCGTCGACCTGCCGATCGTGCTGTACGACGTGCCGGGCCGCACCGGTCGCGCCCTGAGCGTCGACACCATCGTCACGCTGGCCACCGAGGTGCCCGGCATCGTCGGCATCAAGGACGCCCGCGGCAACCCCAACGAGTCGGCCCGGATCGTCGCCGGCGCCCCCGGCGACTTCGACCTCATCTCCGGCGACGACAGCCTCACGCTGCCGCTCCTCGCCGTCGGGGCCACCGGAGTGATCGGCGTGGCGACGCACTGGTCCGCCGGCCTGCACGGCGAGATGATCACGTCCTTCGAGAAGGGCGACCACGACACCGCCCGCGAGATCAACGCCCGCCTGCTGGAGTCGTTCGCCTACGAGGCCAACGACCAGTGGCAGCACGCCAGCGGCGTGAAAGCGCTGCTCACCGAGCTGGGTCTGCCATCGGGGCCGTGCCGGCTACCGTTGCCGCCCGTGCCGGACGAGGCCCGAGCCCGGGCACGACACATCATCGAGGCGCTCGAACTGACGGAGTTGACGCAGTGA
- a CDS encoding AAA family ATPase, with amino-acid sequence MPPGSWPLVGRDEELAMARQVLAGKGAGIVVSGTPGVGKTRFAEELLAGLDRAGVQVVRMMATRAAATIPLGAAATVFADIPGGILQTGPVPIVTSEPEAGSRHAAEQAIVQRAAASPLVVGIDDAHLLDEATAQLVHHLARSGQARLVLTLRGGEPTPAAIDALAGEGLCTRLDLQPLSRDEIGRLLVESLGGQVETHTAENLWRVSAGNVLFLRELCRDAVERGLLTQQHGVWTWRGTPVLGARLQELLDARLGRLTGPERDATALLALGEPLLRSVLDAATVPGTVHRLIDRGLVHEEASTVRLSHPLYAESLRGRLGPLETTDLYGRLAEGLLSQGVVTPDDRLRLAVWSITAGRRLDRSLVVAAARDAFDRGDAALAERLARTEYPDPAAALVLGEALTALRRGEEAESILSPLAATVTADDEATLVGIAVARLAAHRSPRLGLAAARQLAAESAGRVTRPGNRQLLEAALADTLGYRGRISEGGELAFPLLDSSEPKARAMAVGPASRWLVHAGRAEDAVVVGRNALADAFAGAAETPWAPEVVVGNLGIALLATGRLDELTDLCTAVDTPATGPGRLQGLVTLLRGAGTLLAGLPASARGLLREAVLSFERADAVGHRSWALALLAEAEAMLGQLPAAEQAIAAIPSRNSTHVYFDRRRTALVVTAAAGEVGKAARQAVELADEARATRSPFFELTSAYTAMRLGAVEEARRVVALAPSTQGVLTAAFAEHAAALLRDDGERLDRVATNFHRLGLRILATEAAVHASLAYRREGLGARARAASTRAAMLHTACEGARTPILAQGTVVADLTRREREVALLAAQGMTSRRIATRLGVSVRTVDNQLGRVYTKLGVAGRRELAAVVDRLAR; translated from the coding sequence GTGCCGCCGGGTTCTTGGCCCCTGGTGGGGCGGGACGAAGAGCTGGCCATGGCTCGGCAGGTCCTGGCCGGTAAGGGCGCGGGCATCGTCGTCAGCGGCACTCCCGGCGTCGGCAAGACACGGTTCGCGGAGGAGCTCCTCGCCGGCCTCGATCGCGCCGGCGTGCAGGTGGTCCGCATGATGGCGACCCGGGCCGCGGCCACGATCCCGCTGGGCGCCGCCGCCACCGTGTTCGCCGACATCCCCGGCGGCATCCTCCAGACCGGCCCCGTGCCGATCGTGACGTCGGAGCCCGAGGCCGGCTCGCGCCACGCCGCCGAGCAGGCCATCGTGCAGCGCGCCGCGGCGTCGCCCCTGGTGGTGGGCATCGACGACGCCCACCTGCTCGACGAGGCCACGGCCCAGCTCGTGCACCACCTCGCCCGCTCGGGCCAGGCGCGGCTGGTGCTCACCCTCCGCGGCGGCGAGCCGACGCCGGCGGCGATCGACGCCCTGGCCGGCGAGGGCCTGTGCACCCGGCTCGACCTGCAGCCCCTCAGCCGCGACGAGATCGGGCGGCTGCTCGTCGAGTCGCTGGGCGGCCAGGTGGAGACGCACACGGCCGAGAACCTGTGGCGGGTGTCGGCCGGCAACGTGCTGTTCCTGCGGGAGCTGTGCCGTGACGCCGTCGAACGAGGGCTGCTCACCCAGCAGCACGGCGTGTGGACCTGGCGGGGCACGCCAGTCCTGGGCGCCCGCCTGCAGGAGCTGCTCGACGCCCGGCTGGGTCGGCTCACCGGGCCGGAGCGCGACGCCACCGCCCTGCTGGCACTGGGCGAGCCCCTCCTCCGCTCGGTGCTCGACGCCGCCACCGTGCCCGGCACCGTCCACCGGCTGATCGACCGCGGGCTGGTCCACGAGGAGGCGTCGACGGTGCGGCTGTCGCACCCGCTCTACGCCGAGAGCCTGCGCGGGCGGCTGGGACCGCTGGAGACCACCGACCTGTACGGCCGCCTGGCGGAAGGCCTGCTCAGCCAGGGTGTGGTGACGCCCGACGATCGCCTGCGCCTCGCCGTGTGGTCGATCACCGCCGGCCGCCGCCTCGACCGCTCGCTGGTGGTCGCCGCCGCCCGCGACGCCTTCGACCGGGGCGACGCCGCGCTGGCGGAGCGCCTGGCCCGCACCGAGTACCCCGACCCGGCGGCGGCTCTCGTGCTGGGCGAGGCCCTCACCGCCCTCCGCCGCGGCGAGGAAGCCGAGAGCATCCTGTCCCCGTTGGCCGCGACGGTCACCGCCGACGACGAGGCGACGCTCGTCGGCATCGCCGTCGCCCGGTTGGCGGCCCACCGGTCGCCGCGGTTGGGGTTGGCGGCGGCACGGCAGCTGGCGGCGGAGTCGGCCGGGCGGGTGACGCGGCCGGGGAACCGGCAGCTGCTGGAGGCCGCGCTGGCGGACACGCTGGGCTACCGGGGACGCATCTCCGAGGGCGGCGAGCTGGCGTTCCCGCTGCTCGACTCGTCGGAGCCCAAGGCCCGGGCCATGGCGGTGGGGCCGGCCTCCCGCTGGCTGGTCCACGCCGGCCGGGCCGAGGACGCCGTGGTCGTGGGCCGCAACGCCCTGGCCGACGCCTTCGCCGGCGCCGCCGAGACGCCGTGGGCCCCGGAGGTGGTGGTCGGGAACCTGGGGATCGCCCTCCTCGCCACCGGCCGGCTCGACGAGCTGACCGACCTGTGCACCGCCGTCGACACCCCGGCCACCGGGCCGGGCCGCCTCCAGGGCCTGGTCACGCTGCTGCGTGGCGCCGGCACCCTCCTGGCCGGGCTGCCCGCCTCCGCCCGGGGCCTGCTGCGGGAGGCGGTGCTGAGCTTCGAGCGGGCCGACGCCGTGGGCCACCGCTCGTGGGCGCTGGCGCTGCTGGCCGAGGCCGAAGCCATGCTGGGCCAGCTGCCGGCCGCCGAGCAGGCCATCGCCGCCATCCCGTCACGCAACAGCACCCACGTCTACTTCGACCGCCGCCGCACCGCGCTCGTGGTCACCGCCGCGGCCGGCGAGGTCGGCAAGGCGGCCCGCCAGGCGGTCGAGCTGGCCGACGAGGCCCGGGCCACCCGCTCCCCCTTCTTCGAGCTGACGTCCGCCTACACGGCGATGCGGCTGGGAGCGGTGGAGGAGGCCCGGCGGGTGGTCGCGCTGGCGCCGTCCACCCAGGGCGTGCTCACCGCCGCGTTCGCCGAGCACGCCGCCGCGCTGCTGCGGGACGACGGCGAGCGCCTCGACAGGGTGGCCACCAACTTCCATCGCCTCGGCCTGCGCATCCTGGCGACGGAGGCGGCGGTGCACGCGTCGCTGGCGTACCGGCGGGAGGGCCTCGGTGCCCGGGCGCGGGCGGCGTCGACCCGGGCCGCCATGCTGCACACCGCCTGCGAGGGCGCCCGCACGCCGATCCTGGCGCAGGGCACGGTCGTCGCCGACCTGACCCGGCGGGAGCGCGAGGTCGCCCTGCTCGCCGCCCAGGGGATGACCAGCCGCCGCATCGCCACCAGGCTGGGGGTCTCCGTGCGCACGGTCGACAACCAGCTCGGGCGGGTCTACACGAAGCTGGGCGTGGCCGGCCGGCGGGAGCTCGCCGCCGTGGTCGACCGCCTGGCCCGCTGA
- the mutM gene encoding bifunctional DNA-formamidopyrimidine glycosylase/DNA-(apurinic or apyrimidinic site) lyase codes for MPELPEVETIRRELEPAIVGRELGEAWAFLHPKFVPALEAAGTTVVGVDRRGKYLLLGLDDERELVVHLGMTGSLQILPREDAVTDPYTRAWWVLDDGTDVLAFRDVRRFGRLAVVPRGEYLGTLAVQGLDALDPALTAEDFWRALKGSRRAIKTQLLSQRPLAGVGNIYADEALWLAQVHPRKRTITRAQAAELLDALRHVMRASLDNGGTTLRDYRNFNGGAGENRRRLAVYGRAGQPCLRCGTELRRTLLDGRSTTWCPTCQRR; via the coding sequence ATGCCGGAGCTTCCCGAGGTCGAGACCATCCGGCGGGAGCTGGAGCCGGCCATCGTCGGGCGCGAGCTCGGTGAGGCCTGGGCGTTCCTGCATCCGAAGTTCGTGCCCGCGCTCGAGGCGGCCGGGACGACGGTCGTGGGTGTCGATCGGCGGGGGAAGTACCTGTTGTTGGGGCTCGACGACGAGCGGGAGCTGGTCGTTCACCTGGGGATGACGGGGTCGTTGCAGATCCTTCCGCGGGAGGACGCCGTCACCGACCCCTATACGCGGGCGTGGTGGGTGCTCGACGACGGGACGGACGTGCTGGCGTTCCGGGACGTGCGGCGGTTCGGGCGGCTGGCCGTGGTGCCCCGGGGCGAGTACCTGGGGACGCTGGCCGTACAGGGGCTCGACGCCCTCGACCCGGCGCTCACCGCCGAGGACTTCTGGCGGGCGTTGAAGGGGAGTCGGCGGGCGATCAAGACGCAGCTGCTCAGCCAGAGGCCCCTGGCGGGCGTCGGCAACATCTACGCCGACGAGGCGCTGTGGCTGGCGCAGGTCCACCCCCGGAAGCGGACGATCACCCGGGCCCAGGCCGCCGAGCTGCTGGACGCGCTGCGACACGTCATGCGGGCCAGCCTCGACAACGGAGGCACCACGCTCCGCGACTACCGCAACTTCAACGGTGGGGCGGGGGAGAACCGCCGGCGGCTGGCGGTCTACGGCCGGGCGGGCCAGCCGTGCCTGCGCTGCGGCACCGAGCTGCGCCGCACGCTGCTCGACGGCCGGTCGACCACCTGGTGCCCCACCTGCCAGCGCCGCTGA
- a CDS encoding ribonuclease J — MTQPVRVTFLGGLGEIGRNCACIEVDGRIMLLDVGLMFPDIDMLGVDLVLPDFTYLRENADRVEGAIITHGHEDHMGGLSYLLRELSFPIYGSALTLGLARNRIEEAGLLDRTELIPVSDGERRKIGPFDVEFIPVTHSVPHGFATAFHTPQGTILHTGDFKLDLTPVDDRLTDLARIGAISSGEGIRLLLSDSTNADEPGHARSETSVGKVLYELFHIHDGRRIVIACFASHIHRVQQIADAAIEHGRKVATLGLSMKKNVKLARSMGLLDIPEYALVDIDDVDDMPPGEVCVISTGSQGEPMSALALMATRNNRWLEVGADDTVILSSHPIPGNEMNVSKVIDGLVRLGAEVVHSGIHDVHASGHAKQEELKTLLSIARPEWFVPVHGEYRHMVAHARLARQMGVVPEDHTIVCTDGDQLLLDESGLRVDGTVPAGYLYVDGIVGDVGHGVLRDRRVLAEEGVVVVVVTVSQADGAILTGPEVITRGWVYAPEAEPLLAECADVVRQAIKEAFAENATDIEALSRVVRRAAGKFVSDRTRRRPMIVPVVMEA; from the coding sequence GTGACCCAGCCCGTAAGGGTGACATTCTTGGGCGGGTTGGGCGAGATCGGGCGCAACTGCGCCTGCATCGAGGTCGACGGACGCATCATGCTCCTCGACGTCGGGCTGATGTTCCCCGACATCGACATGCTCGGCGTCGACCTCGTCCTACCCGACTTCACCTACCTGCGCGAAAACGCCGACCGGGTCGAGGGCGCGATCATCACCCACGGCCACGAGGACCACATGGGTGGCCTCAGCTACCTGCTGCGCGAGCTGTCGTTCCCGATCTACGGCTCGGCGCTCACGCTGGGCCTGGCCCGGAACCGCATCGAGGAGGCGGGCCTGCTCGACCGCACCGAGCTGATCCCGGTGTCCGACGGCGAGCGGCGCAAGATCGGCCCGTTCGACGTCGAGTTCATCCCGGTCACCCACTCGGTACCGCACGGCTTCGCCACGGCCTTCCACACGCCGCAGGGCACGATCCTGCACACCGGCGACTTCAAGCTCGACCTCACGCCGGTCGACGATCGCCTCACCGACCTGGCCCGCATCGGCGCCATCTCGTCGGGCGAGGGCATCCGGCTGCTGCTGTCGGACTCCACCAACGCCGACGAGCCGGGCCACGCCCGCAGCGAGACGTCGGTCGGCAAGGTGCTCTACGAGCTGTTCCACATCCACGACGGCCGGCGCATCGTCATCGCCTGCTTCGCCAGCCACATCCACCGGGTGCAGCAGATCGCGGACGCCGCGATCGAGCACGGTCGCAAGGTCGCCACGCTCGGCCTGTCGATGAAGAAGAACGTGAAGCTGGCCCGCTCCATGGGCCTGCTCGACATCCCCGAGTACGCGCTGGTCGACATCGACGACGTCGACGACATGCCGCCCGGCGAGGTGTGCGTGATCTCCACGGGCTCCCAGGGCGAGCCGATGTCGGCGCTGGCGCTGATGGCCACCCGCAACAACCGCTGGCTGGAGGTCGGCGCCGACGACACGGTGATCCTGTCGTCGCACCCGATCCCGGGCAACGAGATGAACGTGTCCAAGGTGATCGACGGGCTCGTCCGCCTCGGCGCCGAGGTCGTCCACTCGGGCATCCACGACGTCCACGCCTCGGGCCACGCCAAGCAGGAGGAGCTGAAGACGCTCCTGTCGATCGCCCGGCCCGAGTGGTTCGTGCCCGTGCACGGCGAGTACCGCCACATGGTGGCCCACGCCCGCCTGGCCCGGCAGATGGGTGTCGTGCCCGAGGACCACACGATCGTGTGCACCGACGGCGACCAGCTCCTGCTCGACGAGAGCGGCCTCCGGGTCGACGGCACGGTGCCGGCCGGCTACCTGTACGTCGACGGCATCGTCGGCGACGTGGGCCACGGCGTGCTGCGCGACCGGCGGGTGCTGGCCGAGGAGGGCGTGGTCGTGGTGGTGGTCACGGTGTCGCAGGCCGACGGCGCGATCCTGACCGGGCCCGAGGTGATCACTCGGGGCTGGGTGTACGCCCCCGAGGCCGAGCCGCTGCTGGCCGAGTGCGCCGACGTGGTGCGCCAGGCGATCAAGGAGGCGTTCGCCGAGAACGCCACCGACATCGAGGCGCTGTCGCGGGTGGTGCGCCGGGCCGCGGGCAAGTTCGTGTCCGACCGCACGCGCCGCCGCCCGATGATCGTCCCCGTGGTCATGGAGGCCTGA